The Candidatus Koribacter versatilis Ellin345 genome has a segment encoding these proteins:
- a CDS encoding DUF4126 family protein — MRTSSIVGAAFLGIATGLRSITGLAALSQAARRQLVEVPFAWLGSEKVAEGLAIAAGAEYLGDKLPFVPARTETGPLAGRMLFGALCGALVAEPESRAAAMVAGVIGAAGAAFAGFHMRRRITQDGAMDLPVALAEDAIAITFAAAGIAVASFRRDRQRRPLRAS; from the coding sequence ATGCGAACTTCATCCATCGTTGGCGCTGCATTCTTAGGTATCGCGACGGGACTTCGCTCCATAACCGGCTTGGCCGCGTTGTCGCAGGCAGCGCGCCGACAGCTTGTCGAAGTTCCGTTCGCATGGCTCGGTTCAGAGAAGGTCGCCGAAGGCCTCGCGATTGCCGCGGGCGCCGAATACTTAGGCGACAAATTGCCCTTCGTTCCCGCACGCACCGAAACCGGTCCGCTGGCGGGACGGATGTTGTTTGGCGCGCTCTGCGGTGCGCTGGTGGCAGAGCCGGAGTCGCGGGCGGCCGCGATGGTTGCGGGAGTGATCGGGGCTGCAGGCGCGGCGTTCGCAGGATTTCACATGCGAAGGCGAATCACGCAGGATGGTGCGATGGACCTTCCTGTTGCCTTGGCAGAAGATGCGATTGCCATAACGTTTGCGGCAGCTGGTATCGCAGTCGCTAGTTTCCGGCGCGATCGGCAGCGCAGACCCTTGAGAGCTTCGTAA